atatgcatatgtgtatatgcataaatttatgtatgtatgtatgtatatatgtatgtatgtatgtatatatatatatgtatgtatatatacatatatatatatatatgtatgtatgtatacatatgtatgtatgtatgtatacatatatacatatatgtatgtatatatacatatatatatacatatatatgtatatatatatatatatatatatatatatatatatatacacacacatacatgcatacatatatatatacatacatgcatacatatatatatacatacataaatttacGTACCGTGAGGTTAGAATAATCTCGTACACCTCcgctttttgaaaaatttaagttattgatAGTGTTATGCACCTCAGAATATTTTTctactgtattaaaaaaaattataagtgaaaAAGTTGTGAAAACattagcaataaaattttttttataagtcgtgtcctaaatttttaaattaaattgtttatatcaaGACTCAAAAAAACCTCgcgagatatatatatatatatatatatatatatatatatatatatatatgacgcagaaatttaaattcaatatacTTTGTAGTAATCAAAGCTTCcacaaaattaaatgtttaatcgatatttacaaaaaataaagcgTTTTATAAATGagatttatttatagaatttatttatagaaatatatagaaTTCTCAGCTTTCTTAAACATCTTAACACTAATGTTCTTAGCtggaacattttttaaacatctcaCCAATAACTTATTCAGAAATTAAAACACGCAAGTAAATAGACGCGATATAATTTATGCATATTAGTGGCAAATAATTTATGCATATTAGCCAcaataacttgaaaaatatattagtcaCTTTCTATCTACAAGCAAAACTCATGAGGTATTCGTGCTCAAGGATAACTTGATGTTCGAAGCGCACCAGAAGAGTAACATATTTATGTTACTCAAATTATTCCAACACAATTAGAATAAATGCGTTGTATATTATCTAGTTTCGATTGCCTGAAGCGTTGGTAAAGTACGTTCAGAGTAAGAACATACTTGAGGTAAATCTCTATTTGAGTTCGTTACTAAAGATGAAGATTTTGAAGTAGGCGGCGTCGAGTGCCTTTcgtcttttatattttcatctattagtattgtattgttattatttacatgATTGTCTGATGATAGCGTGGTTATATTAGCTAAGCCATGTAAATGTTCCTTAGAAAAGCTTTCATCACTTTTGTCTTGGTTATCATCGGAGTCTGAATCACGCTGATCCTTTTCCGGAACTTCTGTAGCTTCGCCGTCGGCTCCGATAATAAATCGTATACACTTTTTCTTTCTCCTTTAAAGAATAagcgtttttttataaacccaATTTTAcgtacaaaaaaattataagtaataaaattatatctacatattaattataagcaaaaTCAATTAACGGAacttcaaatctttttttttaaactttaacacATATATTCGGATAAAATcattgaacattttaaataacaaacttatCAGATACTTATATAACTattgattattattatcattattggtTATTACCTACACGGCTTACACCATTGTTCTTGTCGATCTAATCCATACCGTGCGCGACATTTTTTTGGATTCATTTCTGAAAAAGAGGAAGTTAATGTTAGAAGCAAAAACATCTTTTACTCATAAAAGACAAACCAAATTTACAATAGCTAAGATTACGATTCCAAAGTgacatttataaaaagcataaaactaCTAAATTTTACTCACCATATTTAGATAAACCTGAGTATTGCTATTTAggtacagtttttatttttatttttttacttaatatatacaGTGACTGATACAGGGAATCTGTTTATCAGTCACTGTATATCAATTCCTGTATCCATCACTgaatatatatagagataaaaaaacaatttttcatatttttgagaaaaatcgTTTGCTTTGCaatttgctattattttttgatgGGCACACATGCCTAATAAAAATTTCGAacttaaaaaaaggatttaaaaaaaaaaataattattatttaatcgaataattgtttgtaaataaataaaaagaaacaaacctTCATTTTTATCTCTTGGACGTTTTTTTTTCCTTCCTATTTGAGCGTAATTGTCTCGAGCACTCCAGCCTGGGTATAATTGCATATGAATGGCGCGTTCCTTGCGTGCCATTTCATAGTATTTAGCTTGCTCGGTCTTCTCTAAAGCATGccactaaaaatattaaagaaacttttaaaccaaaactacatctgtatatatatacatatatatatatatatatatatatatatatatatatatatatatatatatatatatatatatatatatatatatatatatatatatatatatatatatatatatatatatatatatttaaaaatatatatatatttaaaaatatatatatatataaaaacataacaataaaaaaaaatacaattaataaaaataagttttcataCTCGCTTTCCAAGTATTTGGTTTATAGCTGCACTTTCTTTCAGTGTAAATTCTGCAGCAATTTTTGGCCTTTGTTCCTTCATATAAAGCATAAATGcatttaatggttttttaacaTGTGGTCTTTTCATTTCTTTTGTAGATCTTCCAGTCATGACAGGATAACTTTgtatacaaaaagtaaaattttattcttctttaatatataaatatttcaatatatatacagtatc
This Hydra vulgaris chromosome 04, alternate assembly HydraT2T_AEP DNA region includes the following protein-coding sequences:
- the LOC100199257 gene encoding transcription factor 7-like 2 (The RefSeq protein has 3 substitutions compared to this genomic sequence), translating into MPQLPTSTAEEYGAEDEIKLYTQEEDECSDTSTVDVVNDIKDDLLNEDGPDTRKPNDDMYHGDSMRYGKSEVGHGIYGSPAAVIVTPQNRYYEQHQSYRHGNTANSQPYANPFISTRPPLYTRDERPYYDHPSWALTQPDGPPQYPLPYGAMQQKYFRYPPGMAGNVPFYSSGYPVMAGRSTKEMKRPHVKKPLNAFMLYMKGQRPKIAAEFTLKESAAINQILGKRWHALEKTEQAKYYEMARKERAIHMQLYPGWSARDNYAQIGRKKKRPRDKNEEMNPKKCRARYGLDRQEQWCKPCRRKKKCIRFIIGADGEATEVPEKDQRDSDSDDNQDKSDESFSKEHLHGLANITTLSSDNHVNNNNTILIDENIKDERHSTPPTSKSSSLVTNSNRDLPQVCSYSERTLPTLQAIETR